TCTGGCGCACCTGAGCTTCAAGTGCCTCGAGCTTCTCGCGCGTACGCAGCAACACCGCGCGCTGCACTTCGAACTCCTCGCGGGTCACGAGATCGAGCTTGGCAAGTCCCGACTGCAGCACCGCCTTGAAGTTTTCCTGGATGTCGTCGCGGGTTTCGCGCAGGCCGGGCGGCACCAGGCCACTGAGGCGGCGGGCCAGTTCGTCGATGGTGTTGAGGTGGATCATCACAGGTTCCTCGATTGCAGGCTCAGACTCGCGCGGGGTGGGATCGCATGCCGTCGGCTGCGGCCGTGGGCCGCAGTAGGGAATCCCTGCGCCTCGCGGGGCGGCACTACAGCATGCGGGTCGGGACGCGACAAGCGGCCCGGTGCATGGATCGTGTGGGGCCGCCCGTGAGCGTGGCGTATCCTTTCCCCGAATCCATTTCCGGGGAGGGCCATGCGATGAAAATGGTCATGGCGATCATCAAGCCGTTCAAGCTCGACGACGTGCGCGAAGCACTCGCCGATGTCGGCGTCAACGGCATCACCGTTACCGAGGTCAAGGGCTTCGGCCGCCAGAAGGGCCATACCGAGCTCTACCGGGGCGCCGAATACGTCGTCGACTTCCTGCCCAAGGTGAAGCTCGAGATCGTGGTCACCGACGACATCGTCGACAACGTGGTCGAGGCGATCCTCAAGTCGGCCGGCATGGGCAAGATCGGCGATGGCAAGATCTTCGTCTACGAGCTCGAGCGCGCGGTGCGGATCCGTACCGGCGAACTGGATGCCGACGCGATCTGAGCTACGGCTCACGGCTGAACGCCCGCGCAGGCACGCGACGCAGTGGCCGTCGCGGCCAGCCCAGCGGCGGGTCGATCAGCGCCTGGCGACACGTCAGGGTGTGGCTGTCAGCTGAGGAGGGGATGGCCACGGGCCTGGACGCTTCGGGCTGCCCTTGCAGATGCGCAGTCACGACAACGACTCAGCGCATGCGCCTATGGCGCGGACCGGTTCTGCGCGAAGGCGCCGACCGTCAGGGGCGTGCATTACGGTCCCGCCAATATCCGCCCGCAGGCTGAGCTACGCCGTATCCGGGGGGTTATTTCACCTACGGGAGCGAGGCGCGAGTCTCCGCATCAGCGGACGCCTTCTGGTCGTCCGCGATGGGCGCGCATAGTGCACGCCCGGTAACAGGGTTGCCTCTGCGGAGCGTTCAGCCTTCGCCCAGCGCCTTCGCCACGAACGGCGGCAGCGACTGCGCGCCCTTGTGGATGTCGGCGGTGTAGTAGAGCGTTTCGAACGGCTTGGCGCGTGCGTCGGCCTCGCGGAAGTCGAAACCCTGGCCCTTGCGCGCCAGCGTGCAACTCCACCAGCCGGTCGGGTAGCACGGCTGCGGGAACGGCAGGGTCTGGAACGTCGTGAAGCCGGCCTTGCCCATCTCGGCGCGCATGGCCTGGATCAGCTCCAGCAGCACCAGCGGCGATTCCGACTGCTGGACGAGGATGCCGTCGTCCTTCAGCGCGCGGTGGCAGCTTTCGAAGAACGCCTTGTTGAACAGGCCTTCGGCCGGGCCGACCGGATCGGTCGAATCGACGATCACGATGTCGACGCTGCCGGGCGCGCAGTTCGCCATGTAGGCGATGCCGTCATCGAAGAGGATCTCGGCGCGCGGGTCGCTATTGGATTCGCACAGCTCGGGAAAGTGCTTCTCCGCCATGCGCGTGACCTGCTCGTCGATGTCGCACTGCACGGCCTTCTCGACGCCCGGGTGGCGCAGCACTTCGCGCAGCGTGCCGCAATCGCCGCCGCCGATGA
The genomic region above belongs to Luteimonas chenhongjianii and contains:
- the ubiK gene encoding ubiquinone biosynthesis accessory factor UbiK, which encodes MIHLNTIDELARRLSGLVPPGLRETRDDIQENFKAVLQSGLAKLDLVTREEFEVQRAVLLRTREKLEALEAQVRQIEAQASHPTGGDTASTGSNAH
- a CDS encoding P-II family nitrogen regulator — translated: MKMVMAIIKPFKLDDVREALADVGVNGITVTEVKGFGRQKGHTELYRGAEYVVDFLPKVKLEIVVTDDIVDNVVEAILKSAGMGKIGDGKIFVYELERAVRIRTGELDADAI
- the speE gene encoding polyamine aminopropyltransferase; amino-acid sequence: MTAPTWLYENFDNSGSAIGFRVNAKLDEVQSPFQKIEIYESTDWGNVMLIDGAMMVTTRDNFLYHEMMSHPALFTHAAPKTVVIIGGGDCGTLREVLRHPGVEKAVQCDIDEQVTRMAEKHFPELCESNSDPRAEILFDDGIAYMANCAPGSVDIVIVDSTDPVGPAEGLFNKAFFESCHRALKDDGILVQQSESPLVLLELIQAMRAEMGKAGFTTFQTLPFPQPCYPTGWWSCTLARKGQGFDFREADARAKPFETLYYTADIHKGAQSLPPFVAKALGEG